A portion of the Misgurnus anguillicaudatus chromosome 16, ASM2758022v2, whole genome shotgun sequence genome contains these proteins:
- the rell2 gene encoding RELT-like protein 2, translated as MADHETPSVGEPPPTYIIFLMVFLFFITGLLGFLVCHLLKKKGYRCELEDDEEACEDKLETEKDDESDDSQDTVEQILKCIIENKANTEAFKDMLGGQNVCEHHDPWLRHKDSIDGPPLHHHTIHLGGEISSCVHCRQGHVLKTRRRSRMFKSKARPGEQTVFSVGRFRVTHMEKKPSLQGSINLPTPKPGDVSNDTTLSGIKDTSKKPQEEYNIRNMFKDGATNGTVPNVGKRKKSLPLLGFYKGNNPVGTKVVPEMFVEDKEGQKTADQLSVSLEECLSSAAVFHTDPETALDKNSNKGSAHKLEKTVHESSSGGEISDRGTSDVISQDKLNTKTTVTVCEWSSDRTRFSVVRTEEETIITSTTSTEDRGNDNVPEDNTMTDKDKQQNPLVLN; from the exons ATGGCAGACCACGAGACACCCAGTGTGGGTGAACCTCCGCCAACATATATCATCTTCCTCATGGTCTTTCTCTTCTTTATCACTGGTCTTCTGGGTTTCCTGGTATGCCATTTGCTGAAAAAGAAAGGCTACAGATGTGAACTGGAGGATGATGAAGAAGCCTGCGAGGACAAACTGGAGACAGAAAAAGATG ATGAATCAGATGACAGTCAGGACACTGTGGAACAAATTCTGAAGTGCATCATTGAAAACAAAG CTAATACAGAGGCCTTCAAAGATATGCTGGGTGGCCAAAATGTTTGTGAACATCATGACCCTtg GTTACGTCACAAAGACAGTATAGATGGTCCTCCCCTTCACCATCATACAATTCATCTGGGAGGTGAAATCAGCTCTTGTGTCCATTGTAGACAGGGACATGTATTAAAAACACGACGCAGAAGTCGCATGTTTAAAAGCAAAGCCCGGCCAGGGGAGCAGACTGTATTTTCTGTGGGCAG ATTTCGTGTCACCCACATGGAGAAAAAACCCAGCCTTCAAGGTTCGATTAATCTGCCCACTCCTAAACCGGGTGATGTGTCGAATGACACAACTCTCTCAGGAATTAAAGATACCTCAAAAAAGCCTCAGGAGGAATACAACATCCGCAACATGTTTAAAGACGGAGCAACTAATGGCACGGTCCCAAACGTAGGCAAGCGGAAGAAAAGCCTCCCACTGCTGGGCTTCTACAAGGGAAATAATCCAGTGGGAACCAAAGTGGTACCTGAGATGTTTGTGGAGGACAAAGAAGGGCAGAAAACTGCTGATCAGCTGTCGGTCTCTCTGGAAGAGTGCCTGAGTTCAGCTGCTGTGTTTCATACTGACCCTGAAACAGCATTAGACAAAAACTCAAATAAAGGTTCTGCTCATAAATTAGAGAAGACGGTCCACGAGAGTAGCTCAGGGGGTGAAATTTCTGACAGAGGGACTTCAGATGTGATTTCACAAGACAAATTAAATACAAAGACAACGGTCACTGTTTGTGAATGGTCCAGTGATCGCACTAGATTTTCTGTGGTTCGAACTGAGGAGGAGACGATCATTACATCTACAACTAGTACTGAGGATAGAGGAAATGATAATGTGCCAGAAGATAACACCATGACTGATAAAGATAAACAGCAAAACCCCTTGGTGCTAAATTAA